The genomic window GATGGTCGACAGGGCCATGAAACTAATTAATTACTGACTTAGACTTATGAGTCCCACCAGATTCTGGTGGTAAAAACATCTTCACCCTGTCGGGCGTTTGCCGCATTGATATTCACCTCATTCACTCCATACTCGCTAGTTGGGTATCTGAGTCTTCTTGGGATTTGCCCATTAGACTCATTTCCAGGATAGTTAGTAGGAACAAGTTCGGGGAAGCCAGTACGGCGGTAGTTAGCGTAAGCTTCGTATTCATTCAGGAAAGTAGCGGCCCAGTATTGCTCACCGATCATTTTAAGAGCGTCAGCACCACCAGTTGTATAATTCAATCCTGCAATGTAGGCATCGGTATCGGCTCCATCTATAGCCAAAGATCCATCAAAGGCAGCCCACTGATCGATAGCAGCTCTTACTCCGTTTTCGAAGTGAGTTTTTGCATCTCCACTGTGCCATCCGCGCTCAGCAGCTTCTGCCAAAAGCAGTTCAACTTCTGCATAGGTTTGGAATAACATGGGAGATTCTCTCAGTACTACCAAATGGGTAATTCTGTCGTAGGTATCCAGGTCAGAACCTGTTGGAGCGGTTTGAATAGTAGTTGCATCCAGTCCATTTGGCAATCCTTTGTGAGGACCACCGCTGGCAACAACACCCAATTTGTCAAGTCTTGGATCTGTATTGTCAAGCATCCAGTTTACGAATGTTTCACTCAAACGAGGGTTATCATCTGTAGAGAATCTGCTTCCGTTCCAGTTGAATACTTCACCAATTCCATTTCGGTTGATACCACCAGGTCCATCAGAGTGTGGAACCAGTGCACTTTCAGAAATGTCGCTCATTACTCCACCAGCAATCGCTTTTCCTACCCATTGCTGGGCAGCACCAGGATCAACTTTGCTCATTCTCATTCCCAAACGAAGCATGAGAGAGTAAGCATACTTTTTCCAAAGGTTAACATCCCCTCCGAACATGAAGTCTCCGGATACTACGTCTCCACCAGCACTCAGTGCTCCGGCAGCTGTTTCCAGCTTTGCCAGCATATCTGCATAGATAGCAGATTGAGCATCATACTGTGGACGGAAGTTTCCATCGATAAATCCTTTACCTGCTTCAGTATAAGGAACATCCCCATACATATCCGTCAATCTGTGCATAGTAGCTACCCACCAGATCAGGGTTACATTATGGAGGTTGGTTGAAGCTTCTGTTTTGTCCAGAATATCAACCATAGACTTTACAGTAGAAGGATAATTTCTGTCGAAAAGGGAAGAAGAATATCCTGCATTGTAGAGGTACTTATCTCCACTCCAGTATCCAGGCAATGTTGCGAAATGCTGGATCATAGTTGAGGAATAGATCAAACCTGCGCGCCAGTTTTCATATCGCCCACCGGAAGTTTCCAGCATGGCATGGGTTAGCAGAGTATTGTAATCAATTTCGTTGATCACATTAGGGTTCGTGTTGGTTACATCGAAGTCATTATCGCAGGATGACATCGGCAATGCGAGAATTGCGAGGGTAGCCAACAGTATATTGAATTGTTTTTTCATTTTCTTTTTTTGTTAAAAAAGGTTCTCAGAAGGAACAGCATTAAAATTTAATGTTCAGGTTAAAACCATAACTTCTGGTTGTTGGTACACCAAACATTTCCAATCCTTGTCCATTTCCAGTTGAATACAATGATTCAGGATCGATGTTGGTTGTTTTTCTCCAAAGGATAGCAAGGTTACGTCCTACTGCAGATACAGTAATCTGATTCAATGGCAGCTTAGACATAATGCTTGGAGGCAATGTATAACCAATGGTGATCTGACGGAGTTTTGCAAAATCTGCATCTTCCACAAATACCTCTGTTACATTATTATACAAACGCTGGTAGTAATCCTGTGGATCAACATTTGCGTTGACAGTCTCACCATTAGCATTTACTCCTGTTACATTTAGTCCACCTTCTCTTCCATTGAGGGTTTCACTATGAAGTCCTCTGAGGTAGCTGAACGCATTCGTTGCATTGTAGATAAATCCACCTGTTTTGATATCAACCAAAGCAGAAAGACTAATTCCTTTATAGTTGATGTTGTTCATGATACCCATAGTCAGGTCATGTACACCGGTTCCCAAAGGACCAAAGTTGGCATTGTCTCTCTGAGGAAGATTATTATCATCCAGAATCAATTGACCTGCATCATTTCTCAGGTATGAGAATCCCATGATTTGGCTATAGGGAAGACCTGCAACCTGGTGGATGTAGGCATTTCTTGTACGAGATTCAGCTACACGAATACCAGTTTCACCAATATCCGGACCTAAGCTTTCAACAGTGTTGTTGTTTTTCGCAAGGTTGAAGGATAGATCCCAGTTGAAATCATTTCCTCTTACCAGATTTGCGTTGATCAAAATCTCAACACCTTTATTAGACATAGCACCTACTTTCTGGAAAGCAGATCCATATCCTGAGGTTCCTGAAATTGTACCAGGAAGGAGGTCGTCTTCAGTTCTGTTGTTATAGTAAGTGAAGTCAAGTCCTAATCTGTTTTCAAAGAAACGGACATCCAAGCCAATTTCATACTCTGTAAAAGTAGGAGGAGTTGGAGCAATCGGAGGAATACGTCCACCGGAAATGTTTCCTATCGGAGCTCCCAGGTGAGAACCATTCAATGCATAAGGAAGTACCAGTGCATAAGGTCCTACTGCACCAGAGTTGGCAGTCTGTGCCCAGGAAGCACGCAGTTTACCAAAGGTGATGAAAGAAGGCATATCCAGCGCTTCTGAGAATACAAAACTTGCTCCTATAGAAGGATAGAGTTCTGAGTTATCAACTTCCAGATCAGGTGCAGAAGTAGGAGCAGTCAAAACAGAGAACCAGTCCTGACGAGCAGTTGCAGTCAGATAGATATATTCTCCATAAGAAAGTTCTACAGAACCATAAAGAGAGTTGATTCCTAATTCGCTGAATCCGAATCCACCATTTCTTTGAGGAACGTTACCCAAACTGTGTACGAAAGGCGCGATCAGCGGCCCACCACCTACACTCAGGCTTTCGCTCTTGCGGAACATTTGGTTTCCACCTACGAATGCATCGATTCCAAAACCATTCCCGAACTGCTTTCTCACACCTAGCATGAGGTCCTGGTTGGTTTCATAGAATCTGCTGAAACTTTCATTGATTCCACCCAGAGAACTGTATGCAGTACCATAAGGAGTGTAAGATCTGTTCTTACGGGTAAATCCATCGATACCTACACGACCTTGAAGATAAAGCCAATCTGTGAACTCATAGTTCAACAAGATAGATCCCATGAGACGCTCTTTGAAGTTGTTCTGGAAGAACTGGTGAGCGGCCCAGTAAGGATTGGTAACGAAGATGTTGTCATTGAACTGAAGCTCATTTCCATCTTCATCAGCACCCAATTTGTTAGGATCTCCCATCATGTCTTCTACGTTGATAGAAGGAGGAAGAGAACCTACCGTATAGTTCGCATTACCGGGAGAGTCAGAAAGACGTGGGCGGTTGTCAACATTTTCACGTACATAGGTACCGGAAATTCTGGAGGTCAGTTTTCCGAAAACACCACCCACGTTTGCCGTAAAGGTCTTTCTATTTAAACCAGCGTTAGGAACGATATCATCATTGTCCAGGTTGGAAGCAGAGAAACGGAAGTTCGCGGTTTCGTTTCCACCTGACAATGCTAGCGTATTCGTAAAAGTTGTTCCCGTTTCGTAGAATCTAGCCAGGTTATCTCCCTGACTCGAATACGGACGGCTTTGACCATCAAACTGAATTACATTTGATCCATTGAGTCTTCCTCCCCATGCATACAAGCCAAATTCGAGGGCTTCGTCAGCAGATGTAGGAGCAGCTCCACGGTTTCCATGACCATACTGATCCTGGAAATCATACAGATTGAATACGTCATCCAATACAAAGTTAGAGTTTAACTCAACTCCTATACCTTGTCTGGATTTACCGCTTTTGGTAGTGATAAGTAGTACCCCGTTGGAAGCACGTGATCCATAAAGAGCAGCTGCAGTTGCACCTTTCAATACAGAAATACTTGCTACGTCATCCGGGTTAACACTGGAAATACCATCTCCCTGGTCAGATCCCCCCCACATACCTGCAGATCCCAGGTTGGAGTTGTCGATAGGAATACCATCAACTACAACAAGTGGTTGGTTATTACCAGAGATAGAGGCGTTACCGCGAATCACAATTCTAGCAGAACCGGCTTTACCAGTCGCAGGATTTGCGATGTTTACCCCTGCTACTTGTCCAGCAAGAGAGTTCGCGATATTGATCTCACGTGCTTTGGTGAAATTAGAACCATCAACCTCGGTTACTGAGTAAGCCAGGGCTTTGGTCTTTCTTTCAACTCCCAAAGCGGTAATCACAACATCGTCCAAAACGATATTGGAACTTACCATAGACACGTCGATGTTGCTTTGTCCAGCGACTGTGATTTTTTGGGTTTCATATCCAATGAAGTTGAAGAGCAATACAGATGCATCACTAGGAACAGTGATACTGTATTCTCCGCTCTCATTGGTCAAAGCACCCGTAGTAGTGCCTTCTACAACAATGGATACCCCGGTCAAAGGGGACTTCGTTGTAGACTCAATCACCGTACCCGAAACAGTTCGGGATTGGGCAAACAGGCTGTGGTTCATAATCATCATACCGAGAAACGGTAAGAGAACCAAAACCCGTCGGATCGAGTTGCCCGAGACGAATTTTTGAGTTAGTCTATTTTTCATAAGAGAAACTTAAAGGTTAGCTATCTAATAGGTGTGAAAATGTTGCAGTATTTAGTCAGGTCGATAGACCTAGTATGAATGAAGGCTTCGGGAAAAAGGACAAAGAGATTAGGTCCGCTTTTTTACGAAAGCAGTCAATGTGTTTTTATAGGAAATGTCAGGAAACATATGTGTAGTAGTTAGTTGAAGCATGGGTAAATGATACTGTAGTGGTCGTGTATTCCGCTTATCTAGTGTGGCGCATATTTATAAGATTTACCCGTGGCGGGTGCATCTTCTTTTACAATTATACTAAATCATTTTGAAATGTGCACGTGCACATGCAGATAAAATTGCCTAATTATTACGAATTCTCTATTAAGGATTTGATTTTGAGGACAAAGGCAGCAAAAAGATTGACGAAGCTTATATAGAAAACCACATATAATTCAATTAAATAAACCCCATATGTCCATGCCTCCAGATTTTTTACTTTCTTTGTGAAAGAATTTTAGTACAACAGAAAACACAAGAAAAGGATATGAGTCCCGCCTTAGAAGAAATCACTAAACTGATACAGGAAACCGTAGGGAGTAAGCCGAGAATTGCTTTGCTTGAAAAGGCTATAAATATAGCTGAGACGGAAAAGGATTTTGAAAAAGCCGACGATCTGCGAGAAGACCTGGTATGGGATGCCGTAGAAGGAGGTTATCCCCTCAAAGCCATTGTTGCTTATTCTCAACGTTTGAAGTATGCCGACGAACATCCGGATGAGGTATTTATGTACAGCCTTATCTGGAGTTACAAATGGATTCTCTCTCAAGTGCCACGCTTCCATCAGGTAAGCTATCAACAAATATTTGATATGGCCGAGGATTTTAAAGCACGCGTCCTCGCCTGGGGAGATAATTTGAGTTCATACTATACTATGCGATTTCAGATTGCCCTCTTCATGGGAGATCTTGAAGGCCTCGAAGAATTTTATGAGCTGCGCAAGAAAACACCTTCTGGTAGTATGAATGATTGTACGGCCTGTGTTGCAGATGATTTCGTTTCCTATTTCTCCATGCTCAAAAGCTATGAAGAAACAGAAAAAGAAGCTGCAGACATCATTCAGGGAAAACGTTCCTGCCAATCCGTCCCGGAAGCGACTTATAAAAGTCTCATCAAGGTAGCTCTGCTCGATAGAAAAATCGAACAAGCAGAGAAATTCAGGAAGAAAGCCTACAGACTGATCTCTAAAAAAGAAAAGTATCTGGGAACCATCGGCTACCATATGATTACCCATCTTATCCAGGGAAAGGAATCCTCTGCTTTGAGTCTTTTCAAAAAGCATTACAATTGGAGTTTGAATACCGCCAATAATGGGATTGCCTTTTTTGAGTTTTACCTGGGTGCCCACCTCCTGTTTCTGCAATTGATGAAAAAGGGCCAGAAAAAGGTCAAACTTTCATTTGAAATAGAAGGAGTAGCAGAAAAGATGAAGATGACAGATATAGCTAAGCTTGGTAGCTATTTTCATCAGAAAACCTTTGAGCTTGTTCATAAATTTGATCAGCGAAACAAAAACTCATTTTACCGGGAGCAAGCCGATAAGTATATAGCCATATTTAATTCGTAAACGCGATCATGAAAAAAGACCTACGATTTAAGGTAAACCTGAAAGGGATCATTGACCTTTTATCCAAACATATATATAAGACGGAGGATGTATTTCTGCGGGAACTCTTACAGAATGCTACCGATGCCATTACCGCCAGAAAAAAGGAGGAGCCAGATTTTGGAGGAAGCATCTCTTTAGAACTTATTGAAGGGGAGGGGAAGCGAACCCTTTGCTTTACCGATGATGGGATTGGGCTGCGGGAAGATGACATTCACAAATTTATCGCGACCATTGGGCAATCTTCTAAAAGAGATTTACTGGACGCAGGAGCTGAAATGGATTTTATCGGTCATTTTGGTATCGGACTCCTGTCCTGTTTCATGGTATCTGAAAAGATCGTCATGGTCAGTCGTCATCTGAAAGAAGACAAAGGCTATGTATGGGAAGGCCTGCCGGATGGAACCTATTCGGTCAAAGAAGCTGAAGGCTCTTTACCTGTAGGTACTACCGTCTATCTGACTTCGGACGAAGATCAAAAAGAGTACTTTAGCTTTGAAAAGATTCAGGAGCTTCTCACTTATTATGGAAATTTATTGCCCTTCCCTATTCATTTGAAAGAAGATTCGGAGGAGCTGAATGTAAATGCCCGGCAGCCATTATGGTACCATGACTTTCGTCCACAAAATAAATCTTCCATCATCAGCTATGGTGAGAAAACTTTTCAAGATCAGTTTATAGATGCTTTTCCTATTACTTCTGAATCAGGAGCAGCAAAAGGAGTCGCCTATGTGTTGGGGAGAAAGTCAAATCCCAATTCCCAGCAACTCAGTCGAATCTACCTGAAAAAGATGTTTCTTTCGGAGCTATCCAAAGATGTGATTCCCAATTGGGCCTTTTTCATT from Bacteroidia bacterium includes these protein-coding regions:
- a CDS encoding SusC/RagA family TonB-linked outer membrane protein, with protein sequence MKNRLTQKFVSGNSIRRVLVLLPFLGMMIMNHSLFAQSRTVSGTVIESTTKSPLTGVSIVVEGTTTGALTNESGEYSITVPSDASVLLFNFIGYETQKITVAGQSNIDVSMVSSNIVLDDVVITALGVERKTKALAYSVTEVDGSNFTKAREINIANSLAGQVAGVNIANPATGKAGSARIVIRGNASISGNNQPLVVVDGIPIDNSNLGSAGMWGGSDQGDGISSVNPDDVASISVLKGATAAALYGSRASNGVLLITTKSGKSRQGIGVELNSNFVLDDVFNLYDFQDQYGHGNRGAAPTSADEALEFGLYAWGGRLNGSNVIQFDGQSRPYSSQGDNLARFYETGTTFTNTLALSGGNETANFRFSASNLDNDDIVPNAGLNRKTFTANVGGVFGKLTSRISGTYVRENVDNRPRLSDSPGNANYTVGSLPPSINVEDMMGDPNKLGADEDGNELQFNDNIFVTNPYWAAHQFFQNNFKERLMGSILLNYEFTDWLYLQGRVGIDGFTRKNRSYTPYGTAYSSLGGINESFSRFYETNQDLMLGVRKQFGNGFGIDAFVGGNQMFRKSESLSVGGGPLIAPFVHSLGNVPQRNGGFGFSELGINSLYGSVELSYGEYIYLTATARQDWFSVLTAPTSAPDLEVDNSELYPSIGASFVFSEALDMPSFITFGKLRASWAQTANSGAVGPYALVLPYALNGSHLGAPIGNISGGRIPPIAPTPPTFTEYEIGLDVRFFENRLGLDFTYYNNRTEDDLLPGTISGTSGYGSAFQKVGAMSNKGVEILINANLVRGNDFNWDLSFNLAKNNNTVESLGPDIGETGIRVAESRTRNAYIHQVAGLPYSQIMGFSYLRNDAGQLILDDNNLPQRDNANFGPLGTGVHDLTMGIMNNINYKGISLSALVDIKTGGFIYNATNAFSYLRGLHSETLNGREGGLNVTGVNANGETVNANVDPQDYYQRLYNNVTEVFVEDADFAKLRQITIGYTLPPSIMSKLPLNQITVSAVGRNLAILWRKTTNIDPESLYSTGNGQGLEMFGVPTTRSYGFNLNIKF
- a CDS encoding SusD/RagB family nutrient-binding outer membrane lipoprotein, which gives rise to MKKQFNILLATLAILALPMSSCDNDFDVTNTNPNVINEIDYNTLLTHAMLETSGGRYENWRAGLIYSSTMIQHFATLPGYWSGDKYLYNAGYSSSLFDRNYPSTVKSMVDILDKTEASTNLHNVTLIWWVATMHRLTDMYGDVPYTEAGKGFIDGNFRPQYDAQSAIYADMLAKLETAAGALSAGGDVVSGDFMFGGDVNLWKKYAYSLMLRLGMRMSKVDPGAAQQWVGKAIAGGVMSDISESALVPHSDGPGGINRNGIGEVFNWNGSRFSTDDNPRLSETFVNWMLDNTDPRLDKLGVVASGGPHKGLPNGLDATTIQTAPTGSDLDTYDRITHLVVLRESPMLFQTYAEVELLLAEAAERGWHSGDAKTHFENGVRAAIDQWAAFDGSLAIDGADTDAYIAGLNYTTGGADALKMIGEQYWAATFLNEYEAYANYRRTGFPELVPTNYPGNESNGQIPRRLRYPTSEYGVNEVNINAANARQGEDVFTTRIWWDS